The genomic window TCGCCGCGGCCATGAACCGCACCTGATTCTCGATGGCCCGCGTCTTCTGCTCGGAGTCGGCCTTCGCCTCGCGGACCTTCTCGAGCCGCTCGTCCTCCACGTTGGCCTTCTCGACCTCGAGCCGCCGCTGGGCGATGCTCTGGAGGTTGTTGAGCTGGATCTCCTTCTCCCGCTCGTCGATGTCGGTCCGCGACTTCACCTCGGCCACCTGCTTGTCGAACCGCTTCTGGGCGTCGTCGAGCTTGGCCTTGGCTGCGTCCTCGGCGAGCGTGGACTGCTTCTGATACTGCTCGACGAACGTCCTCGTCTGCTCCTCGATCCTGGCGAGCGTGCGGTGCTTGAGCCGCTTCTTGCGGAGCTCGACGAACGAGTCGTCGCCGGCCAGCACGTCCACGCAGTTCAGGACGAAGGTCACGTTGTCGAAGTCCAGGTTGGCGATCTTCTGGCGGCGGAGCTCGAAGAACTGCTCGCCGATGAGGTCCATGTCGGCGACGGCGATCACCTTGATGGTCGCCGGCTTGTCCTTCGCGTCCTTGGCCGCGTCGCCCTTCTTGGCGTCGGCCTCCTTGGGCGTGGCCGAATCCCCCGCCGCGGGGCCGACGAGCCTGGCGGCGAGGGTGTAGCCGCTGCCCGAGGGGGTGTGCCGGCGGCGGGGATTGATGCCCATCCCCATGAAGCCCTGCTGCACCGCGTCATCCCAGGGGACGATGCCGCCCGACTCGTCGGTGCGGAGCAGGGGGGTGAACTCCGGCCCGGCGCCGCCGGCCTTCGGCCGCAGCAGGCCCGGGAAGATCGTCACCATCTGCTGCAGGCCCGAGGTGATCGGATCCTTCCCGTTGAAGGCGTCCTCGTTGCCGCCCCCCTTGCCCAGGAAGACGATCTCCGGCTCGAGCATGGCGAGCTGCGGGATGGGGTTGTATCGATTCCAGACGATCTCCGTGCTCGGCCAGTCGAGGCCGATCAGGTCCAGCAGCGGCTTCAGGTTCCCCTTCGGCTCCGGCGGCGGGCCGCCGCCGAACATCCCGCCGGGGGGCATCTTGGGGACCTCGGGGGCGAGCTGCGGGTTGAAGGCCGGGAACGGGTCGAGCAGCAGGAGGGCCGGCCCGCCCGCCTTCACATAGGCCGTCAGGTTGTCGATCTGCTTCTGCGTCAGCGAGTACGGCAGGCCGACCACGAGGGCGTCCAGGTCCGTCGGCACCGGCGCGTCGGGCGAGACCGTGCTGACCTCGTACTGCTTCTTCAGCTCGCCGACGACCGACCACTCGGGGGTCGAGTTCATCGACCGCATGTCGAAGCCGCCCATCATCTTGGCGTCGGTGCTGAGGATGCCGACCTTCTTCCGCCCGGTCCGCGAGACCACCCGGATCGATCGCGTCAGCTCATACTCGACCGGCAGGCCTCGGTCGAAGAAGGGGATCACGACCTCCTCCAGGCCGGAGGTGAAGGCGACGCCCAGGATCACCTCGGAGACCGACCGCTTGGCCTGGTCCTCGGTGAGGATCTGCTTGGGCTCGATCCCGAACCGCTTCTCCGCCTCGCGGGCGGCGTCGGAGTACAGCTCCGCCGGGACGAGGTTCAGCTTCACCCGCCCGCCGCTGGCCGCCTCGAACTCGCGGAGCAGGCCCAGCAGGTCGGACTTGGTCTGGACGAAGTCGCGGGGCACCTCCGGGCTGTAGTAGGCCTGGACGAGCACCGGCTTGTCCTCGGGGATCTGCCGGACCAGCGCCAGCGAGTCGGCCGACAGCGTGTGCATCTTCTCCGCGCTCATGTCCTTGCGCAGGCCGGCCTTCTCGATCATCAGGTTGAGCGAGAAGAGGCTGACGAGGACCGCCGCGAACCGGATCGCCGAGTGCACCCAGCGCCCGCTGCTCGCCTCGCCGCCGGCCCAGTGACGGCGGCCCAGGAGCATCATGTTCAGGTAGAGCATCGCCGCGGCCAGCGAGACGAAGTAGAAGACCCCGGACAGCGGGATCACCCCCGTGCCGAAGTCGCGGAACTGCGCCGGCACCGACCAGCCCTCGATGAGCCGCCGGAGCGAGCCCGCCGCCGGCGAGCCCAGCCATTCCAGGAAGACCGGCACCGCGCAGAAGAGGGCGCCCAGGATGAAGCCCACCGTCACGTTCGAGGACAGCAGCGAGGCCACCATGCCGAAGGCGATCAGCATCGCGCCCATCAGCCAGTAGCCCACGTAGGTGGCGAACATCGCGCCGTAGTCCGGCGCGCCCAGGAACCGGAGGACCACCAGGTGGCTGAGCGAGAAGCCGAGCGCCACGGTGTAGATCCCGAGCGCGGCGAGGTACTTGCCCAGGACGACGTCCAGGTCGTGGGCCGGGAGGGTCAGGATCAGCTCGTCGGTGCCCTGCCGCCGCTCGTCGGCCCAGGAGGTCATCGTGATGGCCGGGATGAAGAACAGGAGCACGTACGGCATGTAGCGGTTGAGCTGGTCCAGGTTCGCCAGGTTGCTGGCGAAGAACTCCGGCTGCCAGAAGGCGACGCAGGAGCTGATGATCACGAACAGCGTGATGAACACGTACCCGGCGGGGTTGCTGAAGTAGCTCTGGAGGTTCCGCTTGAAGAGCGCCCAGATCACGTGCGGGCGGAAGGCGCCGGGCGCGGAGGCCCGCCTCCTGGCCGCCGGCGGCTTGCTGGTCGGTTGGGTTTCGAGGGTGGTCACCGCGGGGATCCTCTGCTGGATGAAGGCCGCCGGCGTCCGCCGGGGGCCTGCCGTGTGTCAATCCGTCTGGTGTCGTCGGGGCATGCCCGTGAGCCGGGCCCGATCAGACCGGCTGGGCGGTCAGCTTGTAGAAGGCCTGCTCGAGGTTGCCGGCCTGGTGGGCCAGGTCGGCGGGCTTGCCGTCGAAGACGATCTTGCCGTCGTGGATGAACAGGACGCGGTCGGCGACCGGCTCGACCTCCTGGAGGATGTGGGTCGAGACGAGGATGGTCTTGGAGCGGCCGAGGTCGCGGATGAGCGTGCGGACGCCCTTGATCTGGTTCGGGTCCAGGCCGCTGGTGGGCTCGTCCATGATCAGGACCTCCGGGTCGTGGAGGAGGGCCTGGGCCATGGAGACGCGCTGGCGATACCCCTTGGACAGCTTGCCGATCGGCTTGTGCGCCACGGTCTGGAGCGAGCACTGCTCGATGACGTCGTCGACCCGGCTGGCCAGCCTCGCGCCGGAGAGCCCCCGGGCGGTGCCGAAGAAGCGGATCAGGCCCATCGGGGTCATGTCGGGGTACAGGGGGCCGTTCTCCGGCAGGTAGCCGAGGTGCTCGGCGGCGGCGATGCGGTCGGCCTGCACGTCGATCCCGGCGATCCGCGCCGAGCCGTGGGTCGGCGCGACGAAGCCGGTGAGGAGCCGCATCGTCGTGGTCTTCCCGGCGCCGTTGGGGCCGAGGAACGCGACGACCTGCCCCCTGGGGATGCTGAAGGTGACGTTGCGGACGGCCAGGAACGACCCGAACTGCTTGCACAGTCCGTCGGCCTCGATCATGACGGGTGTGGACATGCCGACAACTTCCTCCCGGGCCACGAATCCAAATGAGTCGCCGGCCGTCGTGGGCCGGACTGATGCGATGCGAGCCGAGCCGACCCCGCCTCGGGCGCGGCCAAGAGTGGGAGCCCGCCCATGAGTCGGCTGCATCGCGGTGCCAGTGAGCGCGGCGGCCGGCCGCTCCCCTTCGCTATCTACGAGCGGAGGCCGAAGGGGTTCATTATGCGCACCCGGAAAACCCGTTGCAACCGCCGGCATCCTCGCCGCGGGAGGAGTCGCCGCCCCGCGCGAACCCCGGCCCGCCGGAGGGGTCTAACCTGCGTCCGCGGGCTTCGGCCCCTTGCCAGCACGCAAACGGTTCGCTACGATACTCCCACGTCGAGCGAATCGCGACGCACCCGTAGCTCAATTGGATAGAGCATCGGTCTACGGAACCGAAGGTTATAGGTTCGAATCCTATCGGGTGTACTCAAGAACACGTCTCTCCGGGGCAGCCTGGGACCATTCTGGACCCACTTTCCCCGCGGTTTCCTCGGTCCCGTTGAGTCCGCCAGAGGCCGGCGATGTGGGCAGAGTGTGGACAAATTCGCATAAGCGTTCGCTTTCCGTAATCCTTCAGCCGTCTGCAGCCACTCTCGCTGGTAGTGGCGGTAGCTGGCCGGTGCGCAGGGAGTCACGGACACCATCCAGGACGGCGGAGACGGGGTTGTGGCCTCGCTGTTTGAGGGTACGGAAGACGCTCATCAACACCGACTGGGTCTCGGCACCCTCGTCGCTCCCGTTGGCGTAGCTGTTCTTCCGCACCATCACCGCCGGGCGGATCTGCCGCTCCGCGTGGTTGTTGTCCGGCGGCACCTCGGCCCGGTCCAGGAACGTGAACAGCTCGGACTCGTGCCGCCGCAACCGCTTCACCAGCCGCCGCGCGTGCCGCTGCTCCCAGGGCTGACCCAGCAGCTCGTGCAGCCGTCCTTGCAAGCGTCGCCGCCGCGCGGCGAATCCCTCCGGCGACAGCTCCTCCCGCCGTTTGCTCAGGCGCAGCGCGTCGCGGATCAGCCGCCTCAAGAGCTTGCAGAAGGCCGGCCAGTCCCCACCCGGATTGTGATAGTGCTGCGTCCGTTTCAGGTCGCGCAGCAGGTGGGGCAGGCACTTCTGCTTCCGCGCCGAGACGACCGCGTTGTAAGCCGCCCAGAAGTCGGTGACCAGCACCCCGGCGAACTCCTCCTTGAAGAACCGCTTCAACGCCGGCGACCCGCGGCTGCGGTCGATCATGTAGTAGGTGACGTCCGTCGTGGTGAAGCACCACAGCCAGTGCGTCTTGCCGTTGACCCGCCAGCCGGTCTCGTCGGCGTGCAGGACGGCGCTGCCGAGGGCCTCGGCCTGGATCTCCAGGTACCAGGCGAGGAGCACCTCCCGCAGCCGGTGCCACATCTGGACCAGCCCGCCGGCGGAGAGCTCGAAGTGTAAGTGGAAGTTGAAGACGTCGACGATCTGGGCCAGCGTGGTGCCCAGCAGGTAGTGCAACCAGGCCGAGAGCACCACGACGCGCAGGCCGATGGCCGAGCCGGGCAAGGCGTCGGTGACGACCGGCTCGACCGTGGCGCGACAGCCCGGGCACCAGTAGCGGCGGATCGTGTGCTCGGTGACCACGGGGGTGATGTCGGCGGGGATGTCCTCGACGACGCGCGTCCGCGAGGAGTCGCAGGGCCGCACCGGGGCGTGGCACCTGGGGCAGGTCGAGAGGGTGTGTTCTTCGTGGCGGTCGATCCGCGGCGGCGCCGGGCGGCGATGGCCGGGGTGTCCCGGCCTGGCGCCTTTCGGCTTGGCCCGCCCCTTGGCGGTCGGCTTCTGGTACGGCGGGGTCTGGCCCGACGGGGCCGAGGGGTCGGGCGTGGTCGACGCGACGGGCTGCTCCTCGGCCAGTTGCTTGGCCAGGGTCAGCAGCGCGAAGACGACGGCCTCCTGCCCTTGCTGGAAGATCAGCGCGGCCTGCTCCGCCGTCAGTTGTGGGCCGAGCAGGGCTTGCAGTGATGCCGTATCCAGGGTGCCCGTACCCGCGGTTGCCATGCAAGAAGTTGAACGTCATCGCCGCCGACTCGCAAGATCACTGCATTCGGCTGAAGGGTTACCGCTTTCCTACGTTTTGCCCACAGGTCCGGCAGGCTGTTGACCACGCTCCCGAGGAGCGGGCGTAAGCGGGTGCGGCTGAACCCTGCCTCGACCTCGAAGCGGCACTTGGTGTACGGGCTGATGTGCTCGAACCGGGCCGGCGAGAGCCGGGCGGTGACCTCCTCGTTTACCGTCCTGCCATCGGCCCGTAGCTGCTCGACCACGGCTGCCATGTAGACGGTGTTTCACGTCACCACCGCGTTGGTCACCAGGTTCAGGCACCCCGCCTGGTTCTGCAGCTCCACTTCGCCCTGACGGAGTCAGTCCTGCAGGCGCGGCAACGACCGCTTCGCACTCCCGATCAGCGAGATGAACTGGCCGCGTAGCGACCCTTACGCCGGTTGTCTGTTCCAATTCGACTGACTCCCCGCTAACCTCGCGTGATCGGCCAGCCCGAAGTCCGGGCACCGGCCGAGTGGTCATCCCGCGCGGCGCAATCGCGATGATCCTGATCTACAACCGCTCGGGGTTCCTGCTGGGACTGGCGGGGATCCTCGCTGGCCTCGCGGCCATGATGGCGGGGGGCAAGCTGGCGTTCGGGATCCCGGCGCTGGCCCTCGTGTGGCTGGCGGGCGGCCTGTGGTGGCGGAACACTCCGAAGGACCACGCCTCCAAGCGGCCCTATCCCTCCCTGTTCTTCATCCCCCTGCCGTTCGCCGCCGTGCCCCTGATGTTCCTGGGGGTGTTCGCGTTCTTCGCCGAAAGCGCCGGCGCCGCGAGGCGAAGCGACCCCCGCGTGGTGAAGCTCGACGACGACGTGAAGTCCCTCAAGGCCGACGCCGAAGGGGGGGACCCCGGCCT from Aquisphaera giovannonii includes these protein-coding regions:
- a CDS encoding Gldg family protein, coding for MTTLETQPTSKPPAARRRASAPGAFRPHVIWALFKRNLQSYFSNPAGYVFITLFVIISSCVAFWQPEFFASNLANLDQLNRYMPYVLLFFIPAITMTSWADERRQGTDELILTLPAHDLDVVLGKYLAALGIYTVALGFSLSHLVVLRFLGAPDYGAMFATYVGYWLMGAMLIAFGMVASLLSSNVTVGFILGALFCAVPVFLEWLGSPAAGSLRRLIEGWSVPAQFRDFGTGVIPLSGVFYFVSLAAAMLYLNMMLLGRRHWAGGEASSGRWVHSAIRFAAVLVSLFSLNLMIEKAGLRKDMSAEKMHTLSADSLALVRQIPEDKPVLVQAYYSPEVPRDFVQTKSDLLGLLREFEAASGGRVKLNLVPAELYSDAAREAEKRFGIEPKQILTEDQAKRSVSEVILGVAFTSGLEEVVIPFFDRGLPVEYELTRSIRVVSRTGRKKVGILSTDAKMMGGFDMRSMNSTPEWSVVGELKKQYEVSTVSPDAPVPTDLDALVVGLPYSLTQKQIDNLTAYVKAGGPALLLLDPFPAFNPQLAPEVPKMPPGGMFGGGPPPEPKGNLKPLLDLIGLDWPSTEIVWNRYNPIPQLAMLEPEIVFLGKGGGNEDAFNGKDPITSGLQQMVTIFPGLLRPKAGGAGPEFTPLLRTDESGGIVPWDDAVQQGFMGMGINPRRRHTPSGSGYTLAARLVGPAAGDSATPKEADAKKGDAAKDAKDKPATIKVIAVADMDLIGEQFFELRRQKIANLDFDNVTFVLNCVDVLAGDDSFVELRKKRLKHRTLARIEEQTRTFVEQYQKQSTLAEDAAKAKLDDAQKRFDKQVAEVKSRTDIDEREKEIQLNNLQSIAQRRLEVEKANVEDERLEKVREAKADSEQKTRAIENQVRFMAAAIPPLPPLILGLIVFGVRLGRENRGAVPTRLA
- a CDS encoding ABC transporter ATP-binding protein, whose translation is MSTPVMIEADGLCKQFGSFLAVRNVTFSIPRGQVVAFLGPNGAGKTTTMRLLTGFVAPTHGSARIAGIDVQADRIAAAEHLGYLPENGPLYPDMTPMGLIRFFGTARGLSGARLASRVDDVIEQCSLQTVAHKPIGKLSKGYRQRVSMAQALLHDPEVLIMDEPTSGLDPNQIKGVRTLIRDLGRSKTILVSTHILQEVEPVADRVLFIHDGKIVFDGKPADLAHQAGNLEQAFYKLTAQPV
- the tnpC gene encoding IS66 family transposase, which gives rise to MATAGTGTLDTASLQALLGPQLTAEQAALIFQQGQEAVVFALLTLAKQLAEEQPVASTTPDPSAPSGQTPPYQKPTAKGRAKPKGARPGHPGHRRPAPPRIDRHEEHTLSTCPRCHAPVRPCDSSRTRVVEDIPADITPVVTEHTIRRYWCPGCRATVEPVVTDALPGSAIGLRVVVLSAWLHYLLGTTLAQIVDVFNFHLHFELSAGGLVQMWHRLREVLLAWYLEIQAEALGSAVLHADETGWRVNGKTHWLWCFTTTDVTYYMIDRSRGSPALKRFFKEEFAGVLVTDFWAAYNAVVSARKQKCLPHLLRDLKRTQHYHNPGGDWPAFCKLLRRLIRDALRLSKRREELSPEGFAARRRRLQGRLHELLGQPWEQRHARRLVKRLRRHESELFTFLDRAEVPPDNNHAERQIRPAVMVRKNSYANGSDEGAETQSVLMSVFRTLKQRGHNPVSAVLDGVRDSLRTGQLPPLPARVAADG